A region from the Geobacillus vulcani PSS1 genome encodes:
- a CDS encoding carbohydrate ABC transporter permease yields the protein MVGSKRWKVGLLYVLAFAVLFVMVFPYLYMVLGSLSPWNEVDRKLIPSSLTLRSYEWLFQGGEDVVPRPWLRAFFNSVLVTSASTLLMLVTAVMVGYALSKVPFKGRQWVNNAILFQMFYPSIILLIPLFLIVRYFGWYNTYWAMILPKAVNLWAIFMYTNFFRSIPDELIEAAKMDGAGHFTIIRRIVWPMSRSITTIIFLFLFMERWVELLWDMLVVNNEKLLTLNVLLAQMFGPYGGYPGPMYAASVLLTLPILILFLLFSKNFKEGMQFILK from the coding sequence ATGGTTGGGAGTAAACGATGGAAGGTTGGGCTGCTTTATGTGTTGGCGTTTGCCGTTCTGTTCGTGATGGTGTTTCCGTATTTGTACATGGTGCTCGGCTCGCTTTCCCCATGGAATGAGGTCGACCGAAAGCTCATCCCGTCGTCGTTGACGCTTCGCTCGTATGAATGGCTGTTTCAAGGGGGAGAAGATGTCGTGCCGCGGCCGTGGCTTCGGGCGTTTTTCAACAGTGTGCTCGTCACATCGGCGTCAACGCTGTTGATGTTGGTGACGGCGGTGATGGTGGGCTACGCGTTGTCGAAAGTGCCGTTTAAAGGGAGGCAGTGGGTCAATAACGCCATTTTGTTTCAAATGTTTTATCCGTCGATCATTTTGCTGATTCCGCTGTTTCTGATCGTCCGGTATTTCGGTTGGTACAACACGTATTGGGCGATGATTTTGCCAAAGGCTGTCAACTTGTGGGCCATCTTTATGTATACGAACTTTTTCCGCAGCATTCCCGATGAATTAATCGAAGCGGCCAAGATGGATGGAGCGGGCCATTTCACCATTATTCGCCGCATTGTCTGGCCGATGTCGCGCTCGATCACAACGATCATTTTCTTGTTCCTTTTCATGGAACGATGGGTGGAACTGCTTTGGGATATGCTTGTTGTGAATAACGAAAAGCTGCTGACGTTAAACGTATTGTTGGCGCAAATGTTTGGACCGTACGGCGGCTATCCGGGGCCGATGTACGCCGCCTCGGTGCTTCTCACGCTGCCGATTTTGATTTTGTTCCTTTTGTTTAGCAAGAATTTTAAAGAAGGGATGCAGTTCATATTAAAATAA
- a CDS encoding MTP-1 family protein — MQTRTPTRKTCKTLLEEFQRAPQPLRVEKLVFAGVGGRDVYNISAPFEDGGEWVIAGRVEARDSEQSEVYFFVEREGTWVPREGAPVFALQDPFVSRVHGHLVFGGVETFPHPVLRGMLYWRTVFYRGTTLHDLTPFFTGPDGMKDIRLVELQDGSVGVFTRPQGKKGGRGKIGFTRVGSLEELTVEAIQDAPLIDGQFADGEWGGANEIHLLANGLVGVLGHIACFDEERNRHYYPMVFAFNPDTGEASDMELIATRADFLDGPAKRPDLADVVFSGGLIRKEDGTADFYAGTSDAEAQKLTIVDPFTKYERQG; from the coding sequence ATGCAGACAAGGACGCCGACAAGGAAAACATGCAAGACATTGCTTGAGGAATTCCAGCGCGCACCGCAGCCGCTTCGGGTGGAGAAACTCGTGTTTGCCGGCGTTGGAGGGCGGGATGTGTACAACATTTCCGCGCCGTTTGAAGACGGTGGCGAATGGGTCATTGCTGGACGGGTGGAAGCAAGAGACAGTGAGCAATCCGAAGTATACTTTTTCGTCGAGCGTGAAGGGACATGGGTGCCGCGGGAAGGGGCGCCGGTGTTTGCGCTGCAGGATCCGTTTGTTTCGCGGGTGCACGGGCATTTGGTGTTTGGCGGTGTGGAGACGTTTCCTCATCCTGTGCTGCGCGGGATGCTGTATTGGCGGACGGTGTTTTACCGAGGAACGACGCTCCATGATTTGACGCCGTTCTTTACGGGGCCTGATGGGATGAAAGACATCCGCCTTGTCGAGCTGCAGGATGGATCGGTCGGGGTTTTCACCCGTCCGCAAGGGAAAAAAGGCGGACGCGGAAAAATCGGATTCACCCGTGTCGGCTCGCTTGAGGAACTGACGGTCGAAGCGATTCAAGACGCCCCGTTGATTGATGGCCAGTTTGCGGACGGGGAATGGGGAGGCGCCAATGAAATTCATTTGCTTGCCAATGGGTTGGTCGGCGTTCTCGGGCATATTGCCTGCTTTGATGAGGAGAGGAACCGTCATTATTATCCAATGGTGTTTGCGTTCAATCCGGATACCGGGGAAGCGTCGGACATGGAGTTGATTGCCACCAGAGCCGATTTCCTCGACGGTCCGGCGAAGCGGCCGGATTTGGCGGATGTGGTGTTTAGCGGTGGACTGATTCGCAAAGAGGATGGCACGGCCGATTTTTATGCTGGAACAAGTGACGCAGAAGCACAAAAACTAACGATTGTTGATCCATTTACGAAATACGAAAGGCAGGGGTGA
- a CDS encoding BtaManbiosPhlase, which produces MHLYRYEENPLITPNDVSPYHDGFEVIGAFNAGVAKFQGEVLLLLRVAERPVSDDPNVVKAPVWNPRTGKVDVYEFRKDDPRYDFSDPRVIKEAGTERFLYLTSLSYLRLARSQDGRRFAIEDRPFVYPSNELETFGIEDPRITCIDGTYYIYFSAVSPKGVGEAMVSTTDFRTVVHHGMIFAPENKDVLIFPEKINGKYYALHRPVPRSNGRPEVWIAESDNLRYWGNHRFLFGLREGKWDSARIGGGAVPIKTEHGWLELYHGASEDHRYCMGAVLLDLNDPSKVLARSERPLVEPEADYEVNGFFGRVVFSCGALVEGDVVKMYYGAADTSMACVELKLGEILDSLVKV; this is translated from the coding sequence ATGCACCTTTACCGCTACGAAGAAAACCCGCTGATTACACCGAACGATGTGTCGCCGTACCATGACGGATTTGAAGTGATCGGGGCGTTTAACGCTGGGGTGGCGAAATTTCAAGGGGAAGTGTTGCTGCTGCTGCGGGTGGCCGAGCGGCCGGTTTCGGATGACCCGAACGTGGTGAAAGCGCCGGTGTGGAATCCACGGACGGGGAAGGTCGATGTTTACGAGTTCCGCAAGGACGACCCGCGCTATGATTTTTCCGACCCGAGGGTCATTAAAGAGGCAGGGACGGAGCGGTTTTTGTATTTGACGTCGCTTTCCTATTTGCGCCTCGCCCGAAGTCAAGATGGGCGGCGGTTTGCGATTGAGGATCGGCCGTTCGTCTATCCGTCCAATGAGCTTGAGACGTTTGGCATTGAGGATCCACGCATCACATGTATTGATGGAACGTATTACATTTATTTCAGTGCCGTCTCACCCAAAGGAGTCGGCGAAGCGATGGTGTCAACGACGGATTTCCGGACGGTTGTGCATCATGGCATGATCTTCGCGCCGGAAAACAAAGATGTGCTCATTTTTCCGGAGAAGATCAACGGCAAGTATTACGCCCTTCATCGGCCGGTGCCAAGAAGCAACGGCCGCCCTGAGGTGTGGATCGCGGAGTCGGACAATTTGCGCTACTGGGGGAACCACCGCTTTTTGTTCGGTTTGCGGGAAGGAAAATGGGACAGCGCCCGCATCGGCGGCGGGGCGGTGCCGATCAAGACGGAGCACGGCTGGCTTGAGCTGTACCACGGGGCGTCGGAAGACCACCGCTACTGCATGGGGGCGGTGCTCCTCGATTTGAACGATCCATCGAAAGTTCTCGCCCGCTCGGAGCGGCCGCTCGTCGAGCCGGAGGCCGATTACGAAGTGAACGGCTTTTTCGGGCGTGTCGTGTTCTCGTGCGGAGCGCTCGTTGAGGGCGATGTCGTGAAAATGTATTACGGCGCCGCCGATACGTCGATGGCGTGCGTCGAGCTGAAGCTCGGCGAGATTTTGGATTCGCTTGTGAAAGTATAA
- the galU gene encoding UTP--glucose-1-phosphate uridylyltransferase GalU encodes MKKVRKAIIPAAGLGTRFLPATKAMPKEMLPIVDKPTIQYIVEEAIASGIEDIIIVTGKGKRAIEDHFDYAFELEQMLKQKGKLDLLEKVKEPSKVDIHYIRQKEPKGLGHAVWCARNFIGDEPFAVLLGDDIVQAEKPCLKQLIEQYEQTFSSVIGVKRVPEEETHRYGIIDPLEQQGRRYQVRRFVEKPAPGTAPSNLAIVGRYVLTPEIFLFLEKQEVGAGGEIQLTDAIGRLNEIQRVFAYEFEGKRYDVGEKLGFIETTIEFALQNEELRSDLLSFLERIVAEAKGSGAVNSEQGDGAHKK; translated from the coding sequence ATGAAAAAGGTGCGCAAAGCCATCATCCCGGCAGCAGGACTTGGAACGCGGTTTTTGCCAGCGACGAAGGCCATGCCGAAGGAAATGCTTCCGATCGTTGATAAGCCGACGATTCAATATATTGTCGAAGAAGCCATCGCCTCAGGCATTGAGGACATCATCATCGTCACCGGGAAAGGGAAGCGGGCGATTGAGGACCATTTTGACTACGCGTTTGAGTTGGAACAGATGCTCAAGCAAAAAGGGAAGCTGGATCTGCTGGAGAAAGTGAAAGAGCCGTCGAAGGTCGACATCCACTACATTCGCCAAAAGGAGCCGAAAGGGCTGGGGCATGCGGTTTGGTGCGCGCGCAATTTCATTGGAGACGAGCCGTTTGCGGTGCTGTTGGGTGACGATATCGTCCAGGCGGAAAAGCCTTGTTTAAAACAGCTCATTGAGCAGTATGAACAGACGTTCAGTTCGGTGATCGGCGTTAAGCGCGTGCCGGAGGAAGAAACGCATCGCTACGGGATCATCGACCCGCTTGAGCAGCAAGGACGCCGCTACCAGGTGCGTCGCTTCGTGGAAAAACCAGCTCCGGGCACGGCGCCGTCGAATTTGGCGATCGTCGGGCGATACGTGTTGACGCCGGAAATTTTCTTGTTTTTAGAGAAACAGGAAGTTGGCGCAGGTGGGGAGATTCAGCTCACTGATGCGATCGGGCGGCTCAACGAAATTCAACGTGTCTTTGCCTACGAGTTTGAGGGAAAACGGTACGATGTCGGAGAGAAGCTCGGCTTTATTGAAACGACGATTGAGTTTGCTCTGCAAAACGAGGAGCTGCGGAGTGACTTGCTTTCGTTTTTGGAGCGGATTGTAGCGGAGGCAAAGGGATCAGGGGCAGTGAACAGCGAACAGGGCGACGGTGCGCACAAAAAATGA
- a CDS encoding macro domain-containing protein: MIRAMVGDLTKVEGVEYICNAANGIGPMGGGVAAAIRRAGGRVIEEEAIRICQAQDPQPGDLYVTGAGTLPFRGVIHLVTMKQPAGETSYAIVRQCLERLVAHCREHGIKKVALPALGTGVGGLDKEKVARLFVEVLEPVTDVEFVVVDIDESLIRHIQPDE, from the coding sequence GTGATTCGCGCCATGGTCGGCGATTTGACGAAGGTGGAAGGGGTCGAGTACATTTGCAATGCCGCCAACGGCATCGGGCCGATGGGCGGCGGGGTGGCGGCGGCGATTCGCCGAGCGGGCGGACGCGTGATTGAGGAAGAGGCGATCCGCATCTGCCAAGCGCAAGATCCACAGCCGGGCGATCTGTATGTGACGGGGGCGGGAACGTTGCCGTTTCGCGGTGTGATCCATCTTGTGACGATGAAGCAGCCGGCAGGGGAGACGTCGTATGCGATCGTTCGCCAATGCCTCGAGCGGCTGGTCGCGCACTGCCGGGAGCACGGGATCAAGAAGGTGGCGCTTCCGGCGCTCGGGACAGGTGTTGGGGGTCTTGACAAAGAAAAAGTGGCGCGGTTGTTTGTCGAGGTGCTCGAGCCGGTAACGGATGTGGAGTTTGTGGTTGTGGACATCGATGAGTCGTTGATCCGTCACATTCAGCCAGATGAATAA
- a CDS encoding MTP-1 family protein, with product MLFQSPTLKTCQVLVDEFRLAPQPFEPQKLRFAGVGDRDVYNISAPFEDDGEVVIAGRVESRDSEQSEVYFFVERDGVWIPREGAPVFALQDPFVARIHGQLVFGGVETFPHPVFSGEYCWRTVFYRGPNIRGLKPFAQGPDGMKDIRLVELKDGSIGVFTRPQGEKGGRGKIGFTRIVSLDDLTPDVIEAAPLLDAQFTDEEWGGVNEAHLLANGLVGALGHIACFDEHGNRHYYPMVFVLNPETMERSDLELLALRSHFLDGPAKRPDLTNVVFSGGLIRKGDGTAELYAGVGDAEAQKISLIDPFVKYEAQELDRMYASV from the coding sequence ATGCTGTTCCAATCACCGACATTGAAGACATGCCAAGTGTTAGTCGATGAATTCCGCCTGGCCCCACAGCCGTTTGAGCCGCAAAAATTGCGCTTTGCGGGTGTTGGGGATCGAGACGTTTATAATATTTCCGCGCCGTTTGAAGATGACGGCGAGGTGGTTATCGCTGGCCGCGTCGAATCGCGGGACAGCGAACAGTCGGAAGTGTACTTTTTCGTGGAGCGCGATGGGGTTTGGATTCCACGCGAAGGAGCGCCGGTGTTTGCCTTGCAAGATCCGTTTGTGGCGCGCATTCACGGCCAGCTTGTGTTTGGCGGGGTGGAAACGTTTCCGCATCCGGTGTTTAGCGGCGAGTATTGTTGGCGGACGGTCTTTTACCGCGGCCCGAACATCCGTGGGCTGAAACCGTTCGCGCAGGGGCCGGACGGGATGAAAGATATTCGGCTTGTCGAGCTGAAAGACGGCTCGATCGGCGTTTTCACCCGGCCGCAAGGGGAAAAGGGCGGACGCGGAAAGATCGGCTTTACTCGCATTGTTTCACTTGATGACTTGACACCGGACGTCATTGAAGCCGCCCCGCTGCTTGACGCCCAATTCACCGATGAGGAATGGGGCGGTGTGAATGAAGCGCATTTGTTGGCAAACGGGCTCGTTGGGGCGCTTGGCCATATCGCCTGCTTTGACGAGCACGGCAACCGCCATTACTATCCGATGGTGTTCGTATTGAATCCGGAGACGATGGAGCGCTCAGATCTGGAATTGTTGGCGCTTCGCTCCCACTTTTTGGATGGACCGGCGAAGCGGCCGGATTTGACGAATGTCGTCTTCAGCGGCGGCTTGATCCGCAAAGGAGACGGCACCGCCGAGCTGTACGCCGGCGTCGGCGATGCCGAGGCGCAAAAAATTTCCCTGATCGACCCGTTTGTCAAGTACGAGGCGCAAGAACTTGATCGGATGTATGCTTCCGTTTAG
- a CDS encoding Uma2 family endonuclease produces MSLPLASGVSYERYWVLREQSDDRLEYIDGAVYMTPSPSVRHQLISSRLHFQFSLFFRGKPCDVLAAPLDVELVDEQTGERHVVVPDLTVICGEKGLDGAKYIGVPPLIVEILSPSNQAHDLVTKFNLYMACGVHEYWIVNPMKQAVTVYVLNKERLYEQADVQVKTGTVRSVYFPGLAIDMAELFH; encoded by the coding sequence TTGTCTTTGCCGCTTGCTTCTGGTGTGTCGTATGAGCGCTATTGGGTCCTGCGTGAACAAAGCGATGATCGTTTAGAGTATATTGATGGGGCCGTGTATATGACCCCGTCGCCAAGCGTTCGGCATCAGCTCATCTCGAGCCGCCTTCATTTTCAGTTCAGTTTGTTTTTTCGAGGAAAGCCGTGCGATGTGTTGGCAGCGCCGCTTGATGTGGAACTGGTCGATGAGCAAACAGGGGAACGACATGTGGTGGTTCCCGACTTGACGGTCATTTGCGGCGAAAAAGGGCTGGATGGAGCGAAGTATATCGGGGTTCCGCCGTTGATCGTCGAGATTCTCAGTCCGTCGAACCAGGCGCATGATCTTGTCACAAAGTTCAATTTGTACATGGCGTGCGGTGTCCATGAATATTGGATAGTCAATCCGATGAAACAGGCTGTGACGGTGTATGTGCTCAATAAAGAACGGCTCTATGAGCAGGCGGATGTTCAAGTGAAAACAGGAACGGTTCGCTCTGTGTATTTCCCCGGGCTCGCAATCGATATGGCCGAGTTGTTTCATTGA
- a CDS encoding DEAD/DEAH box helicase, with protein MKALETIQISCRWNEELRCFELSGSTHPFSWVSPLLAWHEETFYGTMIEIENNIVRLSPWQALTWFALRPHSRFSAIEWADEFTARLEAWAKHIWNDVRERRFLPDASLWKNTGGAWNEAGHTRWRGADDDPDPFVATWRSLAIADWLSRDPELRRLWGEIVRAYPLIAAQSGQWTGTEEDWLEQIGWLGDRPPFTVGLRLTEPEKDGELWTLEPLALALDDSVIAPLDHLPRAWRPYESSVARAIHRIRAIVPWLGDENESLLRELSDDQAWRFLSEESLKLTEAGVRLLLPDWWHDIRQAQLAIKAKLSPSVRTESLFGLERLSEFDWRVAANGIELTEEEFAALAEQQRRLIRLRGQWLILDPALVRRAQALMEKARKEGVPIHDVVAQTLLAEANEREEATDEAIPIQIDVHDQFRALIRQLQTIDELPRANVPPSFHGVLRPYQQRGVDWLVFLRRFGFGACLADDMGLGKTVQLLAYLAYVNETERPNAPALLICPTSVIGNWQKECARFTPTLRVYVHHGPNRARNDAFLQAAGEADLVITSYHLAHLDHDDIKQIHWHAICLDEAQNIKNAQTKQARAIRRLNGNHKIALSGTPVENRLSELWSIFHFLNPGYLGSAAEFERRFAGPIEKDGDARKKAALQALIRPFLLRRTKTDEAVALNLPDKIEQKEYCPLTAEQAALYEQLVNDTLERAKAASPLARRGLILQMINGIKQICDHPALYLKERQPRQLVERSHKLEKLVELVEQIRANNESCLIFTQYVRMGEMIQELLSDLLDERVLFLHGGVPKPTRDRMVEEFQAQHASIFLLSLKAGGTGLNLTAANHVIHFDRWWNPAVENQATDRAYRIGQTKFVHVHKLITTGTIEEKIDEMLEQKQALADVITEGEAWITELSDDELRDLLALSAAAKGDA; from the coding sequence ATGAAAGCATTGGAGACGATTCAAATTTCCTGCCGGTGGAATGAAGAGCTTCGATGCTTCGAGCTCTCCGGTTCCACCCATCCCTTTTCATGGGTTTCACCGTTATTGGCCTGGCATGAAGAAACGTTTTACGGCACCATGATCGAAATCGAAAACAACATCGTGCGGTTATCGCCTTGGCAAGCGCTCACTTGGTTCGCGTTGCGTCCGCATTCGCGCTTTTCAGCCATTGAATGGGCAGACGAATTCACCGCCCGCTTGGAAGCGTGGGCGAAGCACATCTGGAACGATGTGCGCGAGCGCCGCTTCCTTCCTGATGCTTCCTTATGGAAAAACACAGGCGGCGCATGGAACGAGGCGGGACACACCCGTTGGCGCGGCGCGGACGATGACCCCGATCCGTTCGTCGCCACATGGCGGTCGCTGGCGATCGCCGACTGGCTCTCCCGCGACCCGGAACTCCGCCGCCTCTGGGGCGAAATCGTCCGGGCGTATCCATTGATCGCCGCTCAGAGCGGCCAATGGACCGGAACAGAGGAGGACTGGCTCGAACAAATCGGCTGGCTCGGCGACCGGCCGCCGTTTACCGTCGGCTTGCGCCTTACAGAACCTGAGAAGGACGGGGAATTATGGACGCTCGAGCCGTTAGCCCTCGCCCTCGATGACAGCGTCATCGCGCCCCTTGATCATCTGCCGCGCGCTTGGCGTCCATATGAATCATCGGTCGCCCGGGCCATTCACCGCATTCGGGCAATCGTGCCGTGGCTTGGCGATGAAAACGAGTCTTTGCTTCGCGAATTGTCCGATGACCAAGCGTGGCGCTTTTTATCGGAAGAAAGCTTAAAGCTGACGGAAGCGGGCGTGAGGCTGCTGCTCCCTGATTGGTGGCATGACATTCGCCAGGCGCAGCTGGCCATTAAAGCGAAGTTGTCCCCTTCCGTCCGCACCGAATCTCTCTTTGGACTCGAACGGCTCTCCGAGTTTGACTGGCGGGTGGCCGCCAACGGCATCGAATTGACGGAAGAAGAGTTTGCCGCGCTGGCCGAACAACAACGGCGCCTCATCCGCCTGCGCGGCCAATGGCTCATTCTCGATCCCGCCTTAGTCCGCCGCGCCCAAGCGCTCATGGAGAAGGCGAGAAAAGAAGGGGTGCCGATTCATGACGTCGTCGCGCAAACGTTATTGGCGGAAGCCAACGAACGCGAAGAGGCAACGGATGAAGCGATCCCAATCCAGATCGACGTTCATGACCAATTCCGGGCGCTGATCCGCCAGCTGCAAACGATCGATGAGCTCCCTCGCGCGAACGTGCCGCCATCGTTTCACGGCGTGCTCCGTCCGTACCAGCAACGCGGCGTCGACTGGCTCGTCTTTTTGCGGCGATTTGGCTTCGGCGCCTGCTTGGCCGATGACATGGGGCTCGGCAAAACGGTGCAGCTGCTTGCCTATTTGGCTTACGTCAACGAAACCGAGCGCCCGAACGCGCCAGCTCTTCTCATTTGCCCGACAAGCGTAATCGGCAACTGGCAGAAGGAATGCGCCCGCTTCACCCCAACTTTGCGCGTCTACGTGCACCATGGGCCGAACCGGGCGAGAAACGATGCCTTTTTGCAGGCGGCAGGGGAGGCTGATCTCGTCATTACGTCCTACCACCTTGCCCATTTGGATCATGACGATATAAAACAGATCCATTGGCATGCCATTTGCCTTGATGAAGCGCAAAACATCAAAAACGCCCAGACGAAGCAGGCGCGCGCCATCCGCCGCTTGAACGGCAACCATAAAATCGCCCTATCCGGCACGCCGGTGGAAAACCGTTTGAGCGAGCTTTGGAGCATTTTCCACTTCTTAAATCCGGGTTACCTCGGCAGCGCCGCCGAATTCGAACGCCGGTTTGCCGGTCCGATTGAAAAAGACGGCGATGCCCGGAAAAAAGCAGCGCTCCAAGCGCTCATCCGTCCGTTTCTGTTGCGGCGGACGAAAACCGATGAAGCGGTCGCCCTCAATTTGCCGGATAAAATCGAGCAAAAAGAATACTGTCCGCTCACCGCGGAGCAGGCGGCTTTGTACGAGCAGCTCGTCAACGACACGCTCGAACGGGCGAAAGCGGCGAGCCCGCTTGCGCGGCGCGGGTTGATTTTGCAGATGATAAACGGCATCAAGCAAATTTGCGACCACCCAGCGCTCTATTTAAAAGAACGCCAACCGCGCCAACTGGTCGAACGGTCGCACAAGCTGGAAAAACTCGTTGAACTCGTCGAGCAAATTCGGGCGAACAACGAGTCTTGCCTGATTTTCACCCAATATGTCCGGATGGGGGAAATGATTCAAGAGCTGCTGTCCGACCTGTTGGATGAGCGGGTGCTGTTTTTGCACGGCGGCGTCCCGAAACCAACGCGCGACCGAATGGTGGAGGAGTTTCAAGCCCAACACGCGTCGATTTTCCTGCTGTCGCTCAAGGCGGGCGGCACCGGGCTCAACTTGACCGCCGCCAACCACGTCATCCATTTCGACCGTTGGTGGAACCCGGCCGTCGAGAACCAAGCGACCGACCGCGCCTACCGCATCGGGCAGACAAAATTCGTCCACGTCCATAAGCTGATCACAACCGGGACGATTGAAGAAAAAATTGACGAGATGCTGGAACAAAAACAAGCGCTCGCTGATGTGATCACCGAAGGCGAAGCGTGGATCACCGAGCTGTCAGACGATGAACTGCGCGACTTGCTCGCCTTATCCGCCGCAGCGAAAGGAGACGCTTGA
- a CDS encoding SWIM zinc finger family protein — MLQTTVSKPLLQQAASELIKEFPFSIFHHLIQKGRDLARSGLVYNVMVVNSHEVEGVVSDTTPHEVMLDLTHASRRHRCPCPTEGLCPHILALFFYVYGNVFDNWELFRLWKKGQISAAPKELAAHEPKTPAAKRTGKTASLPVVAHETVEDWWDQFERQYEDFFARQQSGTNWPYRLAFQLLPKLGKNEGRQAGARPLRELHAALFLLEKLREYGEAQGWSDGGFSSYRQFSWHQDVNYVAGRALAALEAFSTQSPPRSLNALVEQTILYVRDGLFWEGELSPFGYDLYTTAWETLFTKPAWRQEERAELLRLAKSQDNIRAAMAAAHLSFLLGEDDEAIALYRAFPDQAGVFLAEWFGRFIQNGLLKRFEAVWEKTKRDWPLYLSHIPAFARNSFLGEAAHWFEMYARHRNRPNAWEEFLQRSLPYSVNEYTHFLYKQRRDQELVDLFLWANITADELPPPMLKTLQARGTELVMPLYHRTVVKLLNEKNRSSYQKAVRYLKTLRAQYRSIKRLDQWEAYLEQLLAQTARLRAFHEELKKGKLLP, encoded by the coding sequence ATGCTGCAAACCACCGTTTCCAAACCGCTCTTGCAACAGGCGGCGAGCGAATTGATCAAGGAATTCCCATTTTCCATCTTCCACCATCTGATTCAAAAAGGGCGCGACCTAGCCAGAAGCGGCCTCGTCTATAATGTCATGGTCGTCAACAGCCATGAAGTGGAAGGGGTCGTTTCCGACACCACCCCTCATGAAGTCATGCTTGATTTGACCCATGCCTCCCGCCGCCATCGCTGTCCTTGTCCGACGGAAGGGTTATGTCCGCATATTTTAGCTCTATTTTTCTATGTCTACGGCAATGTCTTCGACAACTGGGAACTGTTTCGCCTTTGGAAAAAAGGGCAAATCAGCGCCGCGCCGAAAGAACTGGCCGCCCATGAACCAAAAACGCCGGCTGCAAAACGGACAGGGAAAACGGCAAGCCTTCCGGTCGTTGCCCATGAAACCGTTGAAGACTGGTGGGACCAATTCGAACGACAGTACGAAGACTTTTTCGCGCGCCAGCAAAGCGGAACCAACTGGCCGTATCGATTGGCCTTCCAGCTCCTTCCGAAGCTGGGCAAAAACGAAGGAAGGCAGGCCGGCGCCCGTCCGTTGCGGGAGCTTCACGCCGCTCTGTTTTTGCTGGAAAAACTTCGCGAGTACGGAGAGGCGCAAGGGTGGAGCGACGGCGGATTCAGTTCTTACCGGCAATTTTCGTGGCATCAGGACGTCAACTATGTCGCTGGCCGCGCCTTGGCCGCCTTGGAAGCATTCTCCACCCAGTCGCCGCCGCGATCGCTCAACGCCTTGGTTGAACAGACGATTTTATACGTTCGCGATGGGCTGTTTTGGGAAGGGGAGCTGTCGCCGTTCGGTTATGACCTTTACACCACCGCCTGGGAAACGCTGTTTACCAAGCCAGCCTGGCGCCAAGAAGAACGGGCCGAACTCCTTCGTCTGGCCAAAAGCCAAGACAACATCCGCGCCGCCATGGCGGCTGCTCATCTTTCCTTCCTGCTTGGCGAAGACGACGAAGCGATCGCGCTTTACCGCGCGTTCCCCGATCAGGCAGGCGTGTTTTTGGCGGAATGGTTCGGACGATTCATCCAAAACGGCCTCCTAAAGCGGTTTGAAGCCGTCTGGGAAAAAACAAAGCGCGACTGGCCGCTTTATCTTTCGCATATCCCCGCTTTCGCCCGAAACAGTTTTTTAGGTGAAGCCGCGCACTGGTTCGAAATGTACGCCCGCCACCGAAATCGCCCGAACGCATGGGAAGAGTTTTTGCAGCGCAGCCTCCCATACAGCGTCAACGAGTACACTCATTTTTTGTATAAACAAAGACGCGATCAGGAACTGGTGGATCTATTCTTATGGGCGAACATCACCGCCGATGAGCTGCCTCCGCCGATGCTCAAAACATTGCAAGCGCGCGGGACAGAGCTCGTCATGCCGTTATATCATCGCACGGTGGTGAAGCTGCTCAACGAGAAAAACCGCTCGAGCTACCAAAAGGCTGTCCGTTATTTGAAAACGTTGCGGGCTCAGTACCGCTCCATCAAGCGGCTCGATCAATGGGAGGCCTATCTCGAACAACTGCTCGCCCAGACGGCGCGCCTGCGCGCGTTTCATGAAGAATTGAAGAAAGGAAAATTGCTTCCATGA